The genome window CCAGCCTTTAAGGCTTTTGCGGGCTCGTCCATGTTGCTGCCGGTGTGGTTCTTGTAAACCTTGGCGCCTGGATGTTGCCAATGCCCAGCCATGAACTCTGATTTGGTCGGCGGGGGAAGGTTTCCAATCGCGTCGCGTACCGTCACCCAGGGCTTTTCAATCGGTGGCGTTCCCTTAGCAACGGCTCGTTTCAACGCGGACGCCTCTGACGCCGATGCGAAGGCGCGCACTCTCCGGACACCGTGGCGCTGCCAGTAGCTCAAATCCACGTGTTTTGCCCAAGCGAGCGCTTCTTGCGAATGCGTCGGCTCTGGGAAGTTCCAATCTTGGCCGTACCGTGCGTCAATACCAATGAAGATCGCGCGATGGCGCTTTTGGGCAGCGCCATAGTCGGCTGCATTCACAGATTGGGACAGCACGCGAAACGCGCGGGTGCGCCCCTTGTCGATCGCGCGGTGGTCGCGCAGACGCCGCAGATGATCTTCCCAAAACTCATCGCCGCGCGGTTTCAGGTCGGGGTAGGAAAGCTGCAAGGTGATGTAGTCGAGATACGGCTCAAACGCCGGCCGGAATAAGCCGCGCACGTTCTCCAACACGAACGCCTTGGGCGATAGTTCGCGGATCGCGCGGATCGCCTCCGGCCACATATTTCGCGGATCGCGTGGGCCAAGATGCTTCCCACCGATCGAGAACGGCTGGCATGGTGGCCCGCCAGACACGACATCGACGCTGTTCAGGGCGCGATAGTCGATGTGGCGGGCATCAACGGGGTTGATATCCCAATGCCTGAGGTGCTCGACTCCGCGGCCCTTGTTGTCCTCTAGTGTCCTGACCGCGTCGCGGTCATATTCCACGACCATCTCATGGCAGAACCCGGCACGGGCCATACCCAACGCAAGTCCGCCGCAACCGGCGAAAATTTCCAAGCTACGCATCCAGAAACTCGCGAACGCGATCTTGCACGGACAGCGGGTCACGCAGCTCACATTCCCAAATGACCAAGGACCGCCAACCCGCCGACGTCAATTGCT of Abditibacteriaceae bacterium contains these proteins:
- a CDS encoding DNA cytosine methyltransferase; translated protein: MEIFAGCGGLALGMARAGFCHEMVVEYDRDAVRTLEDNKGRGVEHLRHWDINPVDARHIDYRALNSVDVVSGGPPCQPFSIGGKHLGPRDPRNMWPEAIRAIRELSPKAFVLENVRGLFRPAFEPYLDYITLQLSYPDLKPRGDEFWEDHLRRLRDHRAIDKGRTRAFRVLSQSVNAADYGAAQKRHRAIFIGIDARYGQDWNFPEPTHSQEALAWAKHVDLSYWQRHGVRRVRAFASASEASALKRAVAKGTPPIEKPWVTVRDAIGNLPPPTKSEFMAGHWQHPGAKVYKNHTGSNMDEPAKALKAG